One genomic segment of Schlesneria paludicola DSM 18645 includes these proteins:
- a CDS encoding ABC transporter permease yields the protein MIPTLFGILVVSFLVIRLAPGDPAAEKFGGAGQAASGVNADRGTEAAEKRFRERFGFDKPLPTQFMLYLNRLIHGDMIFFQSEQPIWKELWAALKITIMLNLIVFVLIYLLAIPLGIFSAAYPRSRFDNLSTLALFIMYSLPSFWVAELLRQLVMQRWFWALLGKPDMQWPIMSLKSPNYDTLTPIQQFLDYNQHIVLPVICLTYGALAYVSRQMRAGMLEVIRQDYIRTAEAKGCGKPRMILVHALRNSLFPIITLLASLLPFLVGGSVVIEVIFNIHGMGLLSYEGVLRREYDLVMTTLMISAVLTLIGILVSDVLYVIVNPRVSFEDK from the coding sequence ATGATCCCGACGCTATTCGGGATCCTGGTTGTCTCGTTTCTCGTGATTCGACTTGCCCCTGGCGATCCCGCTGCCGAGAAGTTTGGTGGAGCGGGACAAGCGGCATCCGGCGTCAATGCGGACCGAGGAACCGAAGCGGCCGAAAAACGCTTTCGCGAGCGATTCGGCTTCGACAAGCCGCTTCCCACTCAGTTCATGCTGTACCTGAATCGCTTGATCCATGGAGACATGATCTTCTTCCAGTCCGAGCAACCGATCTGGAAGGAATTGTGGGCGGCACTGAAAATTACGATCATGTTGAACCTGATCGTCTTCGTCCTGATCTATCTGCTGGCAATCCCATTGGGGATCTTCAGCGCTGCATATCCGCGCTCTCGATTCGACAATTTGTCGACCCTGGCACTATTCATCATGTACAGCCTGCCTTCATTCTGGGTGGCAGAACTGTTACGGCAACTTGTCATGCAACGCTGGTTCTGGGCCTTGCTAGGAAAGCCGGATATGCAGTGGCCTATCATGAGCTTGAAGTCACCGAATTATGACACCCTGACGCCTATCCAGCAGTTCTTAGATTACAATCAACACATCGTCTTGCCCGTCATCTGCCTGACTTATGGAGCATTGGCCTACGTCAGTCGCCAGATGCGCGCCGGGATGCTGGAAGTGATTCGCCAGGACTATATCCGCACGGCGGAAGCGAAAGGTTGTGGCAAACCTCGCATGATTCTGGTCCACGCCTTGCGAAACAGTCTGTTCCCAATCATCACGCTGCTGGCGTCATTGTTGCCGTTTCTGGTCGGCGGTAGCGTCGTGATCGAAGTCATCTTCAACATTCATGGCATGGGACTGCTGTCCTACGAAGGAGTACTCCGTCGCGAATACGACCTGGTCATGACCACGCTGATGATTTCCGCCGTCCTGACATTGATCGGGATTCTCGTCTCAGACGTGCTGTATGTCATCGTCAACCCCCGGGTCAGCTTCGAGGACAAGTGA
- the acpS gene encoding holo-ACP synthase: MIIGLGTDIVEVERIAKMMADHGDHFLERVFTAAEVAHCQPRRESAPHYAGRWAAKEAVMKVLGTGFTPEVGWTDIEIGVRPSGQPFVILYGSAKELADRLNINNILVTISHTKTYATATAIGVNNPS, encoded by the coding sequence ATGATCATCGGCCTGGGTACGGATATCGTCGAAGTCGAACGGATCGCCAAAATGATGGCCGATCATGGAGACCATTTTCTCGAGCGGGTTTTTACCGCAGCGGAAGTCGCCCATTGCCAGCCCCGGCGCGAGTCCGCACCGCACTACGCCGGGCGCTGGGCGGCCAAAGAAGCGGTGATGAAAGTCCTGGGAACCGGATTCACGCCAGAAGTCGGCTGGACCGACATCGAGATCGGCGTCCGACCAAGCGGCCAGCCATTCGTAATTCTGTACGGATCAGCCAAAGAGCTCGCCGATCGGCTAAACATCAACAACATTCTCGTGACGATCTCGCACACAAAAACATACGCTACGGCAACCGCCATCGGTGTGAACAACCCGAGTTAA
- a CDS encoding class I SAM-dependent rRNA methyltransferase, protein MTRKPYSPPPRRFETNRRPAPIQRDLLEQRPLCPEDKRPLPKVEVNMGGALWHPFVFRKRLGQISRDAQPGDLVELVSSSGGTLGHGLFNPEAEIAVRVLRTGQHRPDEAWWSERLAEAVALRRETLRLDEVSQAYRVIHAEADGLPGLVIDRFGDVLVAECYSLGMYQRAEAIIAQLEPLLGTKHGVLRVAPMSQEHEGFTAAPYGSAEVPIKLTIQEHGTKFRVHFAGGNKTGFYCDQRDNRKQLAEFCRGKTVLDLCCYTGGFSLQAKRLGQASEVTGVELDEDTVALARENAQQNQVKINFVQAEVFGYMRDMLRNKRRFDVVVLDPPKLIRGRMETEEGRHKYFDLNRLAMQLVNPGGILLTCSCSGLLDMAEFTKIVCAAPEVGRRCQIFAKGGAAPDHPIATTCPESEYLKTIWCRLE, encoded by the coding sequence ATGACTCGCAAGCCTTACTCTCCGCCCCCCCGTCGTTTTGAAACCAACCGCCGACCCGCTCCCATTCAACGGGATTTGCTCGAGCAACGACCCCTTTGTCCTGAGGACAAGCGACCGTTGCCGAAAGTCGAAGTGAATATGGGTGGGGCCCTATGGCACCCGTTCGTCTTTCGCAAACGACTGGGACAGATTTCCCGCGATGCTCAACCTGGCGATCTGGTCGAACTGGTCAGTTCTTCAGGGGGAACGCTGGGGCACGGCCTCTTCAATCCCGAAGCCGAAATCGCCGTGCGCGTCCTGCGCACGGGGCAACATCGTCCGGACGAAGCATGGTGGAGCGAACGGCTGGCCGAAGCCGTCGCCCTGCGACGTGAAACCTTGCGACTGGACGAAGTGAGCCAGGCCTATCGCGTGATTCACGCAGAAGCCGACGGACTGCCCGGGCTGGTCATCGATCGGTTCGGAGACGTTCTGGTCGCCGAATGCTATTCACTGGGGATGTATCAGCGTGCCGAGGCGATTATCGCTCAACTTGAGCCACTGCTTGGAACCAAGCACGGCGTCCTGCGCGTGGCACCGATGTCGCAGGAGCACGAAGGGTTCACGGCCGCTCCGTACGGATCTGCCGAGGTTCCGATCAAGCTGACAATCCAGGAACATGGCACAAAGTTCCGCGTGCACTTTGCCGGGGGAAATAAGACCGGCTTCTATTGCGACCAGCGTGACAATCGAAAACAGCTCGCCGAATTTTGCCGCGGCAAAACGGTGTTAGACCTGTGCTGCTATACCGGCGGCTTTTCGTTGCAGGCAAAACGGTTGGGGCAGGCGTCGGAAGTGACAGGTGTCGAATTGGATGAAGACACCGTCGCCCTCGCACGAGAGAACGCTCAGCAGAATCAGGTGAAGATCAATTTTGTGCAGGCGGAAGTCTTCGGATACATGCGCGACATGTTGCGGAATAAACGCCGCTTCGACGTCGTCGTTCTTGATCCGCCTAAACTGATTCGTGGCCGGATGGAAACGGAAGAAGGCCGTCATAAGTACTTCGACCTGAATCGTTTGGCGATGCAACTGGTCAATCCGGGCGGGATCCTGCTGACCTGCAGTTGCTCGGGCCTGCTCGACATGGCCGAGTTCACAAAGATCGTCTGTGCCGCTCCTGAGGTCGGTCGTCGTTGCCAGATCTTCGCCAAGGGCGGTGCTGCACCAGATCATCCGATCGCGACAACCTGCCCAGAATCCGAGTATCTGAAGACGATCTGGTGCAGGCTCGAGTAG
- a CDS encoding mandelate racemase/muconate lactonizing enzyme family protein, whose product MKISRVESIPVRIPLKPERRMISALGRQDVSDFLLVRVIADNGVEGWGEATVTPRWSGETCRGAQAIVDTVLGPAVIGCSVNDIVELDRRLDAVAVGNWFAKSAIEMACWDIQGKAAGKPVYELLGGACRPLTIRSRFSLGAYDRERARRRAGELVAAGFTTIKVKVGVNPVEDVERVRIVRETIGPNIALTIDANGGWDIETAIRCIGELKDCNLALIEQPIPAGDYTGLRRVKVETGATILADESCFDLVNAQELIQHHCCDAISLYPGKNGGIRKSVEIAKLAERHGIACSIGSNLEWDLGTAAMAHFIVSTPNMKIDLYPGDVLGPDYHEVRIARQPIFIEGPFTTITDRPGLGVEVDLDVVNQHRIVW is encoded by the coding sequence ATGAAGATTTCACGCGTCGAATCGATTCCTGTGCGCATTCCGCTGAAGCCCGAACGCCGTATGATTTCGGCCCTGGGCCGCCAGGACGTTTCCGATTTTCTGCTAGTTCGCGTGATCGCCGACAACGGTGTGGAAGGCTGGGGCGAGGCCACCGTGACACCGCGGTGGAGCGGTGAAACGTGTCGCGGCGCCCAGGCGATCGTCGACACCGTGCTCGGTCCCGCCGTCATCGGCTGTTCCGTCAACGACATTGTCGAACTCGACCGACGGCTCGATGCGGTCGCGGTCGGAAATTGGTTCGCCAAATCCGCCATTGAAATGGCGTGCTGGGACATCCAAGGAAAAGCGGCAGGAAAGCCCGTCTACGAACTACTCGGCGGCGCCTGCCGCCCGCTCACCATCCGCAGCCGATTCTCGCTAGGGGCCTATGATCGAGAGCGTGCCCGTCGCCGTGCCGGGGAACTGGTCGCCGCCGGCTTCACCACCATCAAGGTGAAAGTTGGTGTGAATCCGGTCGAGGATGTCGAGCGTGTCCGAATCGTCCGCGAAACGATCGGCCCCAACATCGCGTTGACCATTGACGCGAATGGCGGCTGGGATATCGAAACGGCGATCCGCTGCATCGGTGAACTGAAGGACTGCAATCTGGCACTGATTGAACAACCCATTCCGGCCGGAGACTATACAGGTCTGCGCCGCGTTAAAGTGGAAACCGGCGCGACGATTCTGGCGGATGAAAGCTGCTTTGACCTCGTCAATGCCCAGGAACTGATTCAACATCACTGTTGCGATGCAATCAGTTTGTATCCGGGGAAGAATGGCGGCATTCGCAAATCGGTTGAGATCGCCAAGCTGGCAGAACGCCATGGAATCGCCTGTTCGATCGGTTCGAACCTCGAATGGGATCTAGGAACCGCCGCAATGGCGCACTTCATCGTGTCGACGCCGAACATGAAAATCGACCTGTACCCCGGCGACGTGCTAGGTCCCGACTATCACGAGGTCCGGATCGCACGCCAGCCCATCTTCATCGAAGGCCCGTTTACGACGATCACGGATCGACCGGGACTTGGCGTCGAAGTCGACCTGGATGTCGTCAACCAGCACCGCATCGTCTGGTGA
- a CDS encoding tetratricopeptide repeat protein, producing MWLLAELADQFQEHPDFQLDGGDLWVLMLCQVFFSLLTFPYFAFWIWMLIHCYRTEPDRQFWIWILIIAQPIGPIAYFFLRYIPSKEFPTPAFLRRWTRGRELMRKEIAAQQIGNAHQFVQWGDALREVGMLDQARQAYDSALAKDAVNLPALWGAAQVAVSQKRFEDVRSLTQRVLEKDPQYKFGDVSLAYGRALNELGDFPAARTHLERHVRRWRHPEGVYMLAKLCADQGDTDAARQHLQAMLQDIHASPIAIARKFGRWKSRARQLLRKLPK from the coding sequence ATGTGGTTGCTGGCAGAGTTGGCAGATCAGTTTCAGGAGCATCCCGATTTCCAGTTGGATGGGGGGGACCTTTGGGTTCTGATGCTCTGCCAGGTCTTCTTTTCGCTGCTGACATTTCCCTATTTCGCGTTCTGGATCTGGATGCTGATTCACTGCTATCGGACCGAGCCCGATCGGCAATTCTGGATCTGGATTCTGATCATTGCCCAGCCGATCGGACCGATTGCCTATTTCTTCTTGCGGTATATCCCCTCGAAAGAGTTTCCCACTCCGGCATTTTTACGGCGATGGACTCGCGGTCGCGAATTGATGCGGAAAGAGATTGCGGCACAGCAGATTGGGAATGCACACCAGTTTGTGCAGTGGGGCGACGCGCTGCGTGAAGTTGGAATGCTCGATCAGGCTCGTCAGGCGTACGACAGTGCCCTGGCAAAAGACGCTGTGAATTTGCCCGCGCTGTGGGGAGCGGCCCAGGTGGCCGTCAGTCAGAAGCGTTTTGAGGACGTACGTTCATTGACCCAGCGAGTGCTCGAGAAAGATCCTCAATACAAGTTTGGCGACGTGTCTCTCGCTTACGGCCGGGCATTGAACGAGCTTGGAGATTTTCCTGCGGCCCGCACGCATCTGGAGCGGCATGTCCGTCGCTGGCGGCATCCTGAAGGGGTGTACATGCTGGCAAAGTTGTGCGCCGACCAGGGGGATACCGACGCCGCACGCCAGCACCTTCAGGCGATGCTGCAGGATATTCATGCCAGCCCCATCGCAATCGCCCGCAAATTTGGCCGCTGGAAGAGCCGGGCCCGGCAGTTATTGCGGAAGTTGCCGAAGTGA
- a CDS encoding 3-keto-disaccharide hydrolase codes for MSRRISVLVALMVATMSTCSLKAAEAPFTPDPGFVSLFDGKTLKGWKGPEAGFAVENGDLVSVKGGKGNLLTEKEYENFTIKFEFKLTPGANNGLGIRTPLMTEGSLHLLGTELQILDDTADQYKELKPYQYHGSVYGIVPAKRGSLKPLGEWNQQEVTFQGRKIKIVVNGQIIVDADLDEATKSGTLDGQEHPGLARVKGHVGFLGHGDRVDFRRIQIKEFPTK; via the coding sequence ATGTCTCGTCGGATTTCTGTGCTCGTCGCGTTGATGGTTGCCACAATGAGCACATGCTCACTAAAGGCCGCAGAAGCACCATTCACACCCGACCCCGGTTTCGTGTCGCTCTTCGATGGCAAGACGCTGAAAGGTTGGAAGGGCCCCGAAGCAGGTTTCGCTGTGGAAAACGGAGATCTGGTCTCCGTGAAGGGCGGCAAGGGGAATTTGCTGACCGAGAAGGAATACGAAAACTTTACGATCAAATTCGAGTTCAAACTGACACCCGGTGCGAACAACGGATTGGGTATCCGAACCCCGCTGATGACCGAGGGAAGTCTGCATTTACTTGGTACCGAACTGCAGATTCTTGACGACACTGCGGACCAGTACAAGGAGTTAAAACCCTATCAATATCACGGCTCGGTCTACGGAATCGTGCCTGCCAAACGAGGTTCTCTGAAGCCGCTCGGCGAATGGAATCAGCAGGAAGTCACATTTCAGGGCCGCAAAATCAAGATCGTGGTCAACGGTCAGATCATTGTAGATGCCGACCTCGACGAAGCCACCAAATCGGGCACGCTGGACGGACAAGAACACCCGGGACTCGCGCGTGTCAAAGGTCACGTTGGATTTCTCGGACACGGCGACCGCGTTGATTTTCGCCGGATTCAGATCAAGGAATTTCCAACGAAGTAG
- a CDS encoding PQQ-binding-like beta-propeller repeat protein, translating into MHCRSFAAIALLATVLPIHGAVAGDWPQIMGPHRNGITNNERLAEQWPKSGPPKLWEAKIGSGFAGVAVSGDKVVLFHREGDDDKLTAFNRETGERVWTAKFPSTFQPQIVEDDGPRAVPTIQGDAVYAYSAQGKLYCVELQSGTERWQRNTHQDFRADGGYFGAGSAPVVEGSLVIVNVGGDKMKAGIVAFDTATGKTVWSAGNDQASYAAPIVTTISETRHLLCVTRLNFVSLDPLTGKEHFRTPFGQRGPTVNAAIPVVMGNHALLTASYGIGAEWLELGVDKVNVAWEDTLLSSQYTTPIIHDGAVYGIDGRQDSGAPSTLKCFDPETKKVHWSKPGLKYSTLIAAGPVLLMMQTDGVLKMARLTTDGYEQLGSASLLTGTTRALPALADGRFYVRNEKNLICVDLAAH; encoded by the coding sequence ATGCACTGTCGTTCATTTGCCGCGATCGCGTTGCTGGCCACCGTTCTGCCCATACACGGCGCGGTCGCTGGCGATTGGCCTCAGATCATGGGGCCGCATCGCAACGGAATCACGAATAACGAGCGATTGGCCGAACAGTGGCCGAAATCCGGCCCCCCAAAACTGTGGGAAGCAAAGATCGGATCGGGCTTCGCTGGTGTCGCGGTTTCGGGTGACAAGGTCGTCTTGTTTCACCGTGAGGGTGATGACGACAAGTTGACCGCATTCAACCGCGAAACGGGCGAACGCGTTTGGACGGCCAAATTCCCATCCACCTTCCAACCTCAGATTGTTGAAGACGACGGGCCGCGAGCCGTCCCGACCATTCAGGGTGACGCGGTCTATGCCTACTCGGCACAAGGGAAGTTGTATTGTGTCGAACTGCAGTCTGGCACAGAACGCTGGCAACGAAACACCCATCAAGACTTCCGTGCGGATGGGGGCTATTTCGGAGCGGGTTCGGCACCTGTCGTCGAAGGATCACTCGTCATCGTCAATGTGGGTGGCGATAAAATGAAGGCAGGAATCGTCGCATTTGACACCGCCACGGGCAAAACGGTGTGGTCGGCCGGCAATGATCAAGCCAGCTACGCAGCGCCGATTGTCACGACCATTAGTGAGACCCGCCATCTACTCTGTGTCACTCGGCTGAACTTTGTGTCGCTCGATCCACTCACCGGAAAAGAACACTTTCGCACCCCTTTTGGTCAACGCGGGCCCACCGTGAACGCCGCAATCCCAGTCGTCATGGGCAACCATGCGCTCCTGACCGCCAGCTACGGAATCGGAGCCGAATGGCTTGAACTCGGTGTCGACAAGGTCAACGTCGCCTGGGAAGACACCCTTCTGTCCAGCCAGTACACAACTCCCATTATTCATGATGGAGCGGTGTATGGCATTGATGGCCGCCAGGACAGCGGGGCTCCAAGCACGCTCAAATGTTTTGATCCGGAAACGAAAAAAGTGCACTGGTCAAAACCCGGCCTGAAGTACTCCACGCTCATCGCCGCGGGCCCCGTACTGCTCATGATGCAAACAGATGGCGTTCTCAAAATGGCCCGACTGACAACCGACGGCTACGAACAACTCGGCTCAGCATCACTGTTGACAGGGACAACCCGTGCCTTGCCAGCCCTGGCCGATGGCCGATTTTACGTTCGAAACGAAAAAAACCTGATTTGCGTGGATCTCGCCGCACACTAA
- a CDS encoding Gfo/Idh/MocA family oxidoreductase codes for MRFAVLCDDPTARPLVEALDSRIDGHQLRYVVQLGPKTSQPHQGLKSATIVSRWEDLLAANDVDVVLAGGNTEQMFEGVKQLATAGIPILFVPHASQGSTFIYELSLIRDDNHVALIPFLWHRFDAAAQHLKQLLRDGALGTIQFLQLERSVSQSPSSSPIAQAAVDLELLPDADLLRWLVGDYNQITALRTAATDQGVMMARVVLSGRSLPEANWVIAPAVRPAEWKLTVHGERGTALLSRADGATSFVCDFDGQHVEGHSHTTASGLLTAMESLIQRRDPSTTAAADDPWGDLVQCFETVDATHRSVRRKRTIELHFEPMSERAIFKTQMTAIGCGLLVATFLLTLCYLGIASVVPLPRGILIALRALVFAPLVIFLAAQILLPLTRPSSNDHPTPQPKV; via the coding sequence ATGCGATTCGCGGTTCTCTGTGACGACCCGACCGCCCGACCGCTCGTTGAAGCCCTTGATTCCCGCATCGACGGCCATCAATTGCGGTATGTGGTTCAGTTGGGACCAAAAACTTCTCAGCCGCATCAAGGTCTCAAGTCCGCCACCATCGTGTCGCGTTGGGAAGATCTTTTGGCCGCAAATGACGTTGATGTTGTCCTGGCTGGTGGGAACACCGAGCAGATGTTCGAAGGTGTCAAACAGTTGGCGACCGCGGGCATCCCCATTCTTTTTGTTCCACACGCGAGCCAGGGTTCGACGTTCATCTATGAACTCAGCCTGATTCGTGACGACAATCATGTCGCCCTGATTCCATTTTTGTGGCACCGATTTGACGCTGCTGCACAACATCTCAAACAACTACTTCGCGACGGTGCCTTGGGAACCATCCAGTTCCTACAACTGGAACGCAGTGTTTCGCAATCCCCTTCGAGTTCTCCGATCGCACAAGCGGCAGTTGATCTCGAACTGTTGCCCGATGCGGATCTCTTACGCTGGCTTGTCGGTGACTACAATCAGATCACAGCTCTGCGAACAGCGGCCACGGATCAGGGCGTCATGATGGCACGTGTCGTTCTGTCGGGACGATCGTTGCCAGAAGCGAATTGGGTCATCGCCCCTGCGGTGCGACCAGCAGAATGGAAACTGACCGTTCACGGGGAACGTGGAACGGCGCTGCTGTCCCGCGCGGACGGAGCCACCTCGTTTGTCTGCGATTTTGACGGACAACACGTCGAAGGCCATTCCCACACCACAGCCAGCGGCTTGCTCACGGCGATGGAATCTCTGATTCAACGCCGCGATCCCAGCACGACGGCGGCGGCGGACGACCCATGGGGTGATCTCGTGCAGTGCTTTGAAACCGTCGACGCCACCCACCGTTCCGTCCGCCGCAAGCGTACAATTGAACTGCATTTCGAACCGATGTCGGAACGCGCGATCTTTAAAACTCAAATGACGGCGATTGGTTGTGGATTGTTGGTCGCCACGTTTCTGCTGACTCTTTGTTACCTCGGCATCGCCAGCGTGGTCCCGCTGCCCCGGGGCATCCTGATTGCACTCCGCGCCCTCGTCTTCGCCCCTTTGGTCATCTTCCTCGCCGCACAAATTCTGCTGCCTCTGACACGCCCTTCATCAAACGACCATCCCACCCCACAACCAAAGGTTTGA
- the rnc gene encoding ribonuclease III — protein MSETLGTSRLEDTLSACEQALGYQFRDRTLLKRCLTHSSIARTRLDSNERLEFLGDAILGTIVCELLFLRYPEKTEGDLTRIKSVVVSRTTCAKLSTDLKLGDFLQLGKGLSEFDKIPLSIQAAVFESIVAGLYLDGGMDVVRPFLTRLIEPEIDRTVESAHGRNYKSLLQQLVQKNQRGTPLYQLLDECGPDHSKCFKIAAVVGIDAFPPAWGPNKKEAEQRAAENAWCLLQGETPPFDAEDGPYQLP, from the coding sequence ATGTCCGAGACTCTTGGAACTTCGCGCCTTGAAGACACCCTGTCTGCCTGTGAACAGGCACTCGGTTACCAGTTTCGTGACCGAACTCTGCTGAAGCGCTGCCTCACCCATTCCTCCATCGCCCGCACTCGGTTGGATTCAAATGAACGGCTCGAATTCCTGGGGGACGCCATCCTGGGAACGATCGTCTGCGAACTGCTGTTCCTTCGATACCCAGAGAAGACAGAGGGAGATCTGACGCGAATCAAGTCGGTCGTCGTCAGCCGAACGACCTGCGCGAAGCTCAGTACCGACTTGAAGCTGGGCGACTTCCTACAGCTCGGCAAAGGACTTTCCGAATTCGACAAGATCCCGCTTTCAATCCAGGCCGCCGTGTTTGAATCGATCGTGGCAGGCCTGTATCTGGACGGAGGCATGGACGTTGTACGCCCATTTCTGACGCGTTTGATCGAACCGGAAATTGATCGAACAGTCGAGTCGGCGCATGGACGAAACTACAAGAGCCTGCTGCAGCAGCTCGTTCAAAAAAACCAACGCGGCACGCCGCTTTATCAATTGCTCGATGAATGTGGTCCGGACCATTCAAAGTGTTTCAAGATCGCGGCGGTGGTCGGAATCGACGCGTTTCCGCCCGCATGGGGTCCCAACAAGAAAGAAGCCGAACAACGCGCGGCGGAAAATGCCTGGTGCCTGCTTCAGGGCGAGACGCCACCGTTTGATGCCGAAGATGGACCGTATCAGCTTCCTTGA
- a CDS encoding glycosyltransferase family 9 protein, with the protein MFRRIIASELTQLTPRRICLIKPSALGDVVQTIPLLPVLKQCYPEAEISWVVNRELRDLIDGHPALHESIPFERRGGWSAWITLLKTLRERRFDLVFDLQGLLRSAVMTAVTGARVRVGMETAREGSRYTLNCMIPNSGRDVPAHARYWRVADVLGFGETPRQTKIVTSDADQAWAITQLQELPRPIFAVHPGARWVTKRWPVEKFADLMRRADRQWSGSVLILGSKAERPDADQLTNLLAEKMGTIGTSRIKNLAGQSTLKQLTSLLERVDFAISNDSGPMHLAAGLDIPTLGLFTCTSAIRSGPPGSMHELVSTKVACAAGYHKTCPHHGAEHLSCLRELGVSRAWSALQRLVDKNATAQRVA; encoded by the coding sequence ATGTTCCGGCGGATCATCGCTTCTGAACTGACGCAGCTTACGCCCCGGCGCATTTGCCTGATCAAACCGAGTGCTCTCGGGGATGTCGTGCAAACGATCCCTCTATTGCCGGTGCTGAAGCAGTGTTACCCAGAGGCGGAAATCTCGTGGGTCGTGAACCGGGAACTGCGAGATCTGATCGACGGGCATCCCGCGCTGCATGAATCGATTCCGTTCGAACGCCGTGGTGGCTGGTCCGCTTGGATCACGCTACTGAAAACACTCAGGGAGCGCCGGTTTGATCTGGTGTTCGATCTACAGGGTCTGCTTCGATCCGCAGTGATGACTGCCGTGACAGGAGCACGCGTTCGTGTTGGAATGGAGACCGCACGCGAAGGTTCGCGGTATACGCTGAACTGCATGATTCCCAATTCCGGACGTGACGTTCCGGCCCACGCCCGCTACTGGCGCGTGGCGGACGTGCTGGGCTTTGGTGAGACGCCACGTCAGACAAAAATAGTAACCTCGGATGCGGATCAAGCATGGGCGATCACGCAACTGCAGGAGCTACCTCGTCCGATTTTCGCCGTGCATCCCGGAGCCCGCTGGGTCACCAAGCGCTGGCCTGTCGAGAAATTCGCCGATCTGATGCGACGCGCGGATCGACAGTGGTCCGGCAGTGTGTTGATCCTGGGCAGCAAGGCCGAACGACCCGATGCCGATCAACTGACAAATCTGCTGGCCGAAAAGATGGGTACGATAGGTACGTCTCGGATCAAAAATCTGGCGGGCCAGTCGACGCTGAAGCAATTGACCTCGCTGCTGGAACGAGTTGATTTCGCCATCAGCAATGATTCGGGTCCGATGCATCTGGCCGCCGGATTGGACATTCCCACATTGGGCCTGTTTACGTGCACGTCCGCGATTCGTTCAGGGCCACCGGGGTCCATGCACGAATTGGTCTCAACGAAAGTCGCCTGCGCCGCCGGTTATCACAAGACCTGTCCGCATCACGGTGCCGAGCATCTGTCCTGCCTGCGGGAACTCGGTGTCAGCCGAGCCTGGAGCGCCTTGCAGCGACTCGTCGACAAGAACGCGACCGCACAGCGTGTCGCTTAG
- a CDS encoding 3-keto-disaccharide hydrolase, with protein MRRSHFLLMLLLITGGTDVGSAQDVKEAPVIPPREGKREVIEIFNGKDLKGWIGHTQYWSVEDGVITGKNTDEVKVSNYLLTERQFTDFRFVFDFKLAESEMHSGIAMWGRIAPDHGDEYTYAGHLVMFPSGYGFYDLYGRKMIHQNIEIAKTVNKQHDWNTYEILAQGNRIRFVANGKLISDWREPEPQFIKAAPIGLQLHSNKVPQIVQFKNLKLEAFPEDKLLTVK; from the coding sequence ATGCGCCGAAGTCACTTCTTGCTCATGCTGCTACTGATCACCGGTGGAACGGATGTCGGTTCCGCTCAAGACGTCAAGGAAGCCCCCGTCATCCCACCGCGGGAAGGCAAGCGTGAAGTGATTGAGATCTTCAATGGAAAGGATCTCAAAGGGTGGATCGGACATACACAATACTGGTCCGTCGAAGACGGCGTCATCACCGGCAAGAACACGGACGAAGTGAAAGTCAGTAACTACCTGCTGACCGAACGACAGTTCACCGACTTTCGGTTTGTCTTTGACTTCAAACTGGCCGAGTCGGAAATGCATTCGGGCATCGCAATGTGGGGAAGGATCGCACCCGACCATGGCGATGAATACACCTATGCCGGACATCTGGTCATGTTTCCGTCAGGCTATGGTTTTTATGACCTGTACGGTCGCAAGATGATTCATCAGAACATCGAGATTGCCAAGACGGTCAACAAGCAGCATGACTGGAACACGTACGAAATTTTGGCTCAGGGCAATCGAATCCGATTCGTTGCGAATGGCAAGTTGATCTCGGATTGGCGTGAACCAGAACCGCAGTTCATCAAGGCGGCACCGATCGGGCTGCAGTTGCATTCGAATAAGGTTCCACAGATCGTGCAGTTCAAAAATCTGAAACTGGAAGCGTTTCCTGAAGACAAGTTGTTGACGGTGAAATGA